The window CTCCAGAGCGACGTTCCCGGCCAGGACTATCAGGTCCGCCCACGAGAGTCTGCGGCCGTACTTCTGTTTGACCGGCCAGAGCAGCCGGCGCGCCTTGTCGAGGTTCGCGTTGTCGGGCCAGCTGTTGAGGGGCGCAAAGCGTTGTGTGCCGCCGGACGCGCCGCCGCGGCCGTCGCTGGTTCGGTACGTACCGGCGCTGTGCCACGCCATCCGGATGAAGAGCGGCCCGTAGTGGCCGTAGTCAGCCGGCCACCACTCCTGCGACGTCGTCATCACCGCTTCGATGTCCGCTTTCACGGCGTCGAGATCGAGCTTCTCGAACTCCTCGGCGTAGTCGAACTCCTCGCCCATCGGATCGGCCTGGCGAGCGTTCTGGTCGAGGATCTTCAAGTTTAACTGATTCGGCCACCAGTCCCGGTTGGACCTACTCATAGTCTGACACCTCCTCGTCAAAGTTAGTCGTTAGAGCGTCTCGGTCGGAGTCGTCGCCGAAGTCGGCGTGGTCGAGACCGTGTTTGGAGTTGTCTTCAGACATTGATTACCTTCTCGCAGTGGGAATAATGTTGAGGCTGTAAAAAATCTATTTATTGATACCGGAGCTGTGGTTCATCTTCCGGCAATTTCCGTCGCGGACACGCGGTCAGAAACGTCCGTAACCGTCGCACGTTTCGGGGCCCGTTTTCGCTATCAGTCGGCGTATCTCCACCCCGAACCGAGTTGCGGATCGACCGCTGTGCCGTCACTGGAACGTCGCGTTTCGGGAATTGAGGGACTCCCACGGGCGTTCGAATCGCCTCGAAGGACGGATCGGGGGACCGGGCTGAAGGTAAGGAACACAACTATTGAACACATCTACTGAACACAAACGGTGAACATCTACGCGGCGCAGCTGTTGGCTCTGCGCTCCAATCGTCGTTCACGACAGCACAAAGCCACCGCACGTACGCGACCGCGGTATTTTCTCACTCCGCGTGGTATCCGAACGTATGTCAGGAGAGCTTCTCGTGTACGGTTCGTACGGTTACATCGGCGCGTTAGTCGCTCGAACCGCCGTCGACGAGGGACTGTCGCCGGTGATAGCTGGACGCCGCGCCGATCGAGTCGAGGAACAGGCGCTGGAACTCGGCGTCGACCACCGCGTCTTCACGCTCGACCACCCGGACGTCGTCCGTCAACACGTCGCCGACTTCGACGCGGTGTTGAACTGTGCAGGACCGTTCTCGCGGACCGCAGCGCAGTTGCGAACGGCGTGCCTTCGCGAGGGGACTGATTATCTGGACCTCGCCGGCGAAATCGACGTGCTCGAAGCCGCCGCCGAGTTGGACCGGGAGGCCGAACAGGCCGACGTCGTTATCCTTCCAGGCGTCGGGTTCGACGTCGTTCCGACCGACTGTCTGGCTGCACACCTCGAATCGCGGCTTCCGTCGGCGACGTCGCTGACGCTGGCGATGGACGGTCTCGGTACGTTCTCGCCGGGGACGCTGAAGTCGATACTCGAGGAATTGCCGCAGTCGGGCGTCGTCCGCGAGAACGGCGAACTGCGGACGGTACCCGCGGCGTGGCGAACGCGGCGGTTCGACTTCGGGCGCGGCGAAAAGACGGGCGTGACGGTTCCGTGGGGGGACGTGTCGGCGGCGTACTACACGACCGGTATCAAGAACATCGAAGTGTACGCGACTGTCCCGGAGTTCGCAGTCAACGTGATGCGTCGCACGCGGCCGCTCGTCCCCGTACTAGCGACGAGACCAGGACAGCGACTGCTGACAGGAGCGGTCGACGCTCTCGTCTCCGGACCGACCGCACAGGAGCGCGCACAGAGCGCGAACCACATTTTGGGCGAGGTCGAAGACGACGAGGGCAATCGGGTCGCGACGCGACTCAAGACGCCCGATACGTACGACTTCGCAGCGCAGGCCTCCGTCGAGTCGACGCGACGGGTGCTCGACGGCGAGGTCTCCGCGGGGTTCCAGACGCCCGCGTCGGCGTTCGGCTCCGAGTTCGTCACGGAGTTCGACGGCATCGAGCGCGAAGACCTCGACACTGCATTACCCCTCGGGTCCAGTGTCGGCGCGACCGAAAGGGAGTGAGGAATCGACCGACCCGAGCGTACGGCGAGAAATTCCGGGTTTGAGAGAGGTGCTGACACTCTCTCGTCTTGGTGCTGGTCGGAGCGCCGAATTCGTCTGTCGTCGGTTCTCTCTTCGGACAGAGATAGTCAATGTCGGGGACAATATCCGGGTGTTTAGAAGGCTAAAACGACGTTCTAACACTGTTCTCGAATACCGTAGTAATAAAGGGATCCACCGGAGAGTGCCTCTCTGTAGTTTGGTTCGGAATAGGGCAAGATGGGACATTGCATCGTCGATATTCCAGCGCTACTAGACCGTATTCTGACACTATCTACAGATGATCCTCCCTAAAGAACATGATTGTAATCCATAACAATACACCCACTGTTCATTCGATGGCTCGTGGTGAACGGTTCCACCAACCAGAAATCGATGAAATCCGCCCTACTCGTGGTCGGTCTTGCAGTGGTGGTCGTCCTCTCGACGGCCGTCGCGTTCGTAGGACTACCGCTTGGCCAAGCGGCAACCGACGACGCGGCGTCGTCGGCGAATAACGACACGGTCGACGAGACCGGAACCACCTCGGACGCCGAGACCGACAGCAGCGAGACGAATACGGAATCGTCGAGCGATACGTCCGCAGACGACGCGGACGATACAGACGATAGAGAAGACGATTCGGACGACTCCGACGACTCGGACAGCGACGAATCGTCGAACACGAACAAGCAGTCGAACTCCAACGACGACGAGTCGTCGAACACGGGAGACACGCCCGCGGGCGACTCCGACGACTCGGACGACGGAGAACACTCTGACTCCGAGGACACCGACGAGCGCGAGTCCATCGAGTCCGTCACGCTCACCTCCGAGAACCCCCAGGAAGTCACGGTGACGAACCCCAACTCGTTCGCCGTGCGCCTGACTCTCGAGTTGGACGGTGAAGAGCGCGTCTACGTGCCCGCCGGGGAAACACACACCGTTCTCATCGCCGACGAGCACTTCGACGGTGAGTCGCTCGACCTCTACGCGAAGACACGACTCGCGGACGGCGACCGGACGGCCATCCCGCTGAACAACGTCACCGGTGAGGAACCGCGAGACGTCGACGTGCCTGTCGAGCGGAAAGGTACGAGCGTCGAATCTGTCGAACTCAGCTCCGACCGCCCGAACCAGTTCAGTGTCACCAACCCGAACGAGTTCGACGTCACGTTCAAATACGTCGTCAACGGCGACACCAGAGACGTCAACGTCTCCGCCGACGACACGACCGTCGTAGAGTTGTCTGAGAGAGATTACGAAGAGAATGCATCGGCCACGTCCATCGCCGCCGAGACGCGACGCACGGACGATATGGCCGTCGTCCCGCTGAACGACTACCTCGCGTCGACGCCGGAGGCGACCGACATGCTGGTGTACCGCGACGAGATGCCGACTGAGTCGTATGACGCAGTCGAGTTCTGGTCGGACGCGCCCGAGCAGGTCACCATCTACAACCCGAACGACGCGACGGTCAACGTCACGTACTTCGAGACCGCCAGAACAGTCGAAGTCGGTCCGAACGAGACGAAGACGATTGATATCGAACACCGTCACTTCGACGACGGGAATGCCGAAGAGCGGGGTCTCTACGAAGCCTCCGCAGCCGACGTATACACCGGCGTCGAGGTGCCGGCCGACGCGAACGACGTGACCATCTACCGCGACCACGTGACGGTCGACACGGACACACCCGGTCAGTTCACGGTCAACAACCCGACTGACAGTGCTGTCGACTTCAGCGCGTACTACATCCTCGACGGCGAGGGACGTGATCACGGGGATGTGCACGGTGGAAACTTCACGCTCGCACCGGGCGAGTCGCACACTGTCGACTTCACCGAACAACTCGGCAACGAGTCCCAGAGCTTCAAGGCGTACGCCTACCGCGACGGACACTCAGACGAAGACAACCAAATCGCCGTGAACGGTGATCTCCACGGCTACGACTCGTTCTACGTCGAAGGCGATAACTCGAACGACTCGGACAACTCCGAGGAGACGCCCGAGAACACGCTCATCGCGGAGTCGAACGAGTGTGGCCAGATCACGGTGACGAACTACTATGGCGAGAACGTGATGGTAGAGATTCAGTGGGCCGACACCCACGAGTTCTCGCTCGCCCCCGGCGAGACCAAGACGTACACGGTGCCAAACCCCGACGGCAGAGAGAACATGTCGTTGGCGGTCGCTGGTGTATATCCGGCCGACTCAGAGGACATGTACCGGTACACCAACAACCAGCACGGACCAGCAGACATCACGGTTGGGTTCTGTACTGACGACAACAACGACTCGCGCGAGTCTATCTACGCCTCTTCCGAGGAAGCAGGCAACGTCACGCTCAAAAACCCGACTGCCAAAGTCATCGAAGTCGAATTCGATTCGCTCGACGAATCCGTTGGAGAAGTCGGTACTGTTGAATTGGAGCCGTTCGAGCGGAAAACCGTCGCTGTCCCGGAGACGGACCACGAGGAAGACATCTTCCTCGGAGCGACCGCAGTTGAGACGGGGATGGTTCTCGACGTGAACGGAGAGCCCGGAGACACGCACGTTCCAGTCGTCACTGACGAGTACGAAACCGTCGAGTTCGAGTCGAACGCACCCGAACAGTTCACCGTCTACAATCCGAACAACGAGACGGTCGAGGTCTCGTACTTCGGCGAACTCGGTCTGACCGGCGTCGGTCCGGTCAAAGTCGGCCCCGACGAGACGAAGACGGTCGATATCGAACACCATCACTTCGACGACGGGAACGCAAACGAACGAGTGCTCTGGAAGACGGCCGCATACTCCACCGATACCGGTGCAAAGGTACCGACCAATGGAGACGATGTGACCGTCTACCGTGACCACGTGACTGTCGACACAGACACGCCTGGACAGTTCACGGTCGACAACCCAACCGATGGTGAGATCGACTTCAGCGCGTATTACGTCCGCGACGGCGTGGGTAACGGTTACGGCTCCGTAGATGGAGGAGAGTTCACGCTCGCACCGGGCGAGTCGCGTACCGTCGACTTCTCCGAACAGCTCGGAACCGGTCCGCAGAGTTTCAAGGCGTACGCCTACCGAACTGGCGACACTGACCAACTCAACCCGCTCGAAGTGAACAACGACCTCGACGGCTACAGTTCGTTCTACGTCGACGGAGCTGACGACTCTGACTCCGACGA of the Haloprofundus salilacus genome contains:
- a CDS encoding saccharopine dehydrogenase family protein, coding for MSGELLVYGSYGYIGALVARTAVDEGLSPVIAGRRADRVEEQALELGVDHRVFTLDHPDVVRQHVADFDAVLNCAGPFSRTAAQLRTACLREGTDYLDLAGEIDVLEAAAELDREAEQADVVILPGVGFDVVPTDCLAAHLESRLPSATSLTLAMDGLGTFSPGTLKSILEELPQSGVVRENGELRTVPAAWRTRRFDFGRGEKTGVTVPWGDVSAAYYTTGIKNIEVYATVPEFAVNVMRRTRPLVPVLATRPGQRLLTGAVDALVSGPTAQERAQSANHILGEVEDDEGNRVATRLKTPDTYDFAAQASVESTRRVLDGEVSAGFQTPASAFGSEFVTEFDGIEREDLDTALPLGSSVGATERE